The Streptobacillus canis genome window below encodes:
- a CDS encoding autorepressor SdpR family transcription factor, producing MFKETFKALSDPIRREILLLLKNGRMSAGDIANSFNITAPTVSYHLNLLKKADLIRESKYKNFIYYELNISVFEELILWFNNFKGDDQDA from the coding sequence ATGTTCAAAGAAACTTTTAAAGCCCTCTCTGATCCCATTAGAAGAGAAATACTTTTACTTTTAAAAAATGGTAGAATGAGTGCTGGAGATATTGCAAATTCATTTAATATTACTGCTCCAACAGTTTCTTATCATTTAAATTTATTAAAAAAAGCGGATTTAATACGAGAGAGCAAATACAAAAACTTCATTTATTATGAATTGAATATTTCAGTATTTGAAGAATTAATTTTATGGTTTAATAATTTTAAAGGAGATGACCAAGATGCTTAA